One Coffea eugenioides isolate CCC68of chromosome 2, Ceug_1.0, whole genome shotgun sequence genomic window, gtttcttgctccaatcccTGAAATTAAgttcaaataccaaatataagtaaatattactaattaaaacaatatttggcaagaacaaaaggggaaattaataataaaattactaacaattaacaccctatcatgAGTAATCCGGAGAAAAAGCTTAATTGAAACCTAACCTATATTGTTCAGTGTGAATAAGCTTCCGAGCACCAAATATATCAGAATTTTCATTCGGGACCTCATAAAGCCGAACTCCTGGTTCAAATTTGACCCCTTTAAAGCGATTCCTCACAGAAGCCACAATGACTTGAACAAATCTAGTAAAGGCACTTCCCATTGGCTTTTGGTAACGATATTTTAAGAAGCCCGCGACCAAGATGACGGTAGAGCAAAACATTGCCACAGTTGGAACCGTAAATCCCCAGCTCCAGCCCTTCTTCACTTGCACATAAACTAGAAGAGTAATACCCAAGAGTGCACCCATGTTGATGGCAAAGAAAAaccaattgaaaaatgaatacTTCTTTTGAGGAATTGGGGAGGACCCAAGGCCGAAGACAACGACGGTTTTGGCACTCATGCTCTCGAAGACGACGGATAGCAGAAGGGAGCCTGTTGAGCCTACCCTTGATCCCCTTTACCAAAATGATGCAGAGGTTCTTTCCCCCATTGTTATCGGCTCAGTTCACCGGTGCCGCCACCGGAAGACCCAGCGACATCCTGAACTTGTTCCCTGGGAAAGAGACCATAATGCCCTTGATATTTGGTCGCGCGTCGCACGAGATGATGCTTCCCGTCAATTTTAACTGCTGAATTTGACAGAATGGCCAtaaatatgttattttattaGATCGAGAGTCAAAACGTTACCGTTAATTATTAGAGAGCTAAAACTTTACCTAGAAAAGAGTTGGAGGCCATTAGGAcattttcccttcattttattaccttaattgGGCTGCAAACTTAGAGCCTAGCACGCTCGCATTTTTGCACTCTGGTACCTGAACAGGGCCAATCATGTTTGAATCCAAAAGCCTAATTGAATGAGTACAATACAAGGCCGTTACAAGACACATAACTGTTAAGTCTGTTATAGCAATCTCCCAATACCCAGCTAAGAGTTTGACTTCGGCCTCGATTATAGCAATTGCCTATATTTGTccccaaaaaattttttttttacctcgaTTATTCTTTTGACCTTTTAGATTGGAAGTTTTATACACCAATTTGTTtctgaaaaaagaaattgaatgaaatttaaattcatgttaTATGGCATGATTTAAATCTACtaatatagaaaaaaattaTACACTACCAATATATAAAAAGTTATACTTTATTTATTGGGAAAAAGTACCCCTGACGTTTTTGAATGGAAACTATAACGTAATGTTTCATTTCTAAAGTCCGAATTACATTTAAGTTCCCTAGCCCGGTTATTTCTACCACTTTATCAATCCCTCCTGAAGTCCATAGAAGCACCTTAtttgcctctctctctctctccccatAATCTTGTTaaattcatccatcacattgaCCCCTTAAAAATTTACAAAGTTCCCACCTTTATCACATTTCCCTCTTAGTATTATATTATCCTTCTTTCCTGCATCTAAGAATCCCAAAAttattactttttaaaaaattatggaATATATCCTAAGTTAAATATAGATGTCACTCTATAGGGAAATTAATTCTATTGATTAACTCTGCTAAAGATCTACAAATTACCTCCACTACTTATAGATCCTGCCTTAGCCATTCCACACGACACTAAACTCCTATAAATATCAATCACATAATCATGACACACCGTCAAGCAACTGTTATACACTTTAATCTACACCATATATACGTATATATACCATGTATCTACACCATGTAGATATACCATACCCAGAATTGTTAAGAGCCATTGCTGTGATTCCCAGTAGATGAATACGATGCCTTTGCTTCGTATGGCTCTTTATGGCAGTAGGATGGTTGGGCGGGTAACTATATGTGTTTtggaatctttttttttttttttttttggaatcttGCACAGGCGTTTCACGGGCAGCTTTCGCTGTCAAGAAGCGGCGGTTTCTGAACCGGGCACTGGGCTGACGGTTGGTGGTCCTAAAAATAAGTTTAACAACTAAAAAGCTGGACGTTGCTGGATGCGTACGAGGTTTGTCCTCCAATTGTAGcgccaataattacaaaatttttcttGTTGCGCTTGTAAATTTTAAGGCCTAGTTTAACCGAAGTGATCTCAAGATAAGAATGGAAGTATAAAGTTTTCTCGGGTTTGTAAGGAATTTTAGCGAGGAGGAAGTCAAAAAAAGAAAGCATGGGAAAACAATTGCACATGTTGAGCATTTGATTGACAGTGTTttaattttatgtttttcatgcAAACTATATTAACAATTGGAAATGTGTTGATTTCTTCCTGGCTAATGTCAAAGCTgctatcaaaattgttcgttgTGCAACGTAAATTCCTAAAATTTGGTCTGTTTTTAATGTAAAGATTGCACATCTTATGAATATCAATTATTAGAATTAATACACAAATTTGATGGGTCACTATGAGTTTGTTTACAGGCCCATAGTTTAATCTTATTAATGGTTTATTTTACACTACTGCTCATGGCACATCCGATGTGTGTGCCATTGCTGACCCTTTTTCAACCTTTGTTAAAAAAAGGAATATatgaaaattagtttttcataaaataaatttattaattttgagtatttttcttttctgcatTTTAAACCAGTAAATTAATTATATTAGTTGGTTATGCACTAAGTgacaattaaaaattttgaaaacatGAAGCTTAAATTTGAGTATTTAAAACCAATTTAGTCagatgagttttttttttttagtgtaatcGGGAGAGTTTGAATCCGAAATCTCTCAATTACACTCCCCCTCCTTGAACCATCTAACTCATCTCTCCCCATAATTTAATTAGATTATTTGGTTATGCTCTAATCAGTAAAAGTCTTGAAAATAGGAAactttttgaaagaaaaactaGAAGGAGAAACATCTCATCCTTTATTGTGTAGGGGTAAATTAGGAACTTCATAAATCCTGCTCCTTCCCTGCTAGAAGAagaattttaataaaaaaaaaaattttgtgaaatttatgAAGTGAAGAGGAAGAAAGAGACATTTAAACCAAGACATCCAATTCTTGGGTCTCGTGAAACCAATAGTACGAGTTTACACTTCTTTAACTTTATTCGAGCCATTTGTACCCGCATGGTAATCACATGCTGCCATGTGTTTCTAAATCAAAAccttaattttgaataaaaggACTTGCATGCTTCTTGAAATGTTCCTTTGACAAACTATGTTAGACAAATAGATTTTGATTTCTCTTGTCCGAAAACTAGccgaaatcttttttttttttttttttgtatgtacTGGGCACCTAAGAAATTTCCTAGATGGAAGCTTTCATGTTATTGCAATTGGGAGGGGATGTTTTATATGTTTACTTCGAGGCATTAGTTTTCTGCAATATTCACTTTAAATTGTAAGAAGGCAATTCTTTGTTTGGTCGATCCGTAAGTTaagatttcaaagaaaaatgagcAATTGTCTTGAGAGCCCAAAAGCACATACAACTTCCAAGAGTCATGGAAATGCTAAGAAAATAAAGCATTAACTACGGGTCGTAAATACCAACCATTCACAGCCATGTCCAAGAACAAATGTAAATCGAATCAGAGACTCGGAAAGTTTGATTTTTCCCAACTGTTAAGAAAACTAAGGTGACAAATTTACATGACAAGGAACTCTTTGTATAGCCAATTCATGGATGTACAAGTCTGTCCATTGGATTTGGCGAGAAACACTAGTATAATTAGGAAGAGGGCATCTATTTAggataaaattttatacatcAGCAGtgtttatatttatatgatttaaATGCATATCACATATATAGAGTTTAGTGTTCAAATTCAATAGAAATGACGAGATATGCATTTAAATTCATCATTATATACATtgataatataaaaaatattaatcaaTTTTTTTATCCGAAAAAGTAGGATATCTTGAATTCATAACTTGTTAAAACCGGATATACAGACTGCACACCTATAGCATTACAtgctatgaccgttttccacgAATAGCCCATGGATAAGCTATTCCGTCTGCAAGGACAACTATTTCCCAACCCAAGAATAGAACAAACAAAATAATTTACATCTACTCGAACACAAACTAAAAGAAATAATCATCCTAGCTGCTTGAATGGAAGAGAAGAGGCGTATGGCGGACAAATTGGAGAAGTGATGGAATAGTATCGTAATCTTTGGATGGGACTTGGAACATATGACAAAGTGAATTGCGTGAGAACTTGAGTTAGGGACGATTCGTGTAGTAGTATCATTATCATTCTGTTTCGTAACCTAATTTTGTTCACGTGGTAGCGAAGCTTCAACCCCTAATTTTCTTCACGTCGTAGTCAAGCTTCTATCCATTgtcttttttattattattattattaaacgGCAACCTCTAGTCTAGCCTAAACGGATGGACCCAACCGAATTTAGAAAAATTGATAAGGACTGAACCATTGTCAGATTAAACGGACGCAAAATTGCACATTCATATCGATTTAGAAAAAATCATATCTAGTAATACATTAATAAAAGGTAAGGTTTTCATTCTTTACCTTTCACTCCACCAAAATTTAAAGTCTTTGACGGTGACCATGGTTTCAACCCGTTCTCGGCCAGGCCAGTCCAAATTCGCAACTTCATGAATGTGAAACGTCTTTCCCAGACTCCTCTATAAATTGAGTTGGGAACTAGTTGTGCCGTGCCATCTCATACTTAGGTACtgtattttcttcttctttgcttTTGTTTCCTCCACTCCACAATATAccttaaaattattaaacccaCAAGGTGCATTGCCAAAATGGCTGGTGAAGTGCAGTATTTTTCCAGATCTCTGGCCAACCCAGAGGCTCTTAGTAATATAGATCAAAGTGTTCAAAGGCGAACAGCCAACTACAAACCAAATATCTGGAAATATGAACTCTTACAATCTCTTGCTAGCAAATACACTGTGAGATTTCGTTACTCTCACACACCAGAATGTTGTCTAGCAACTTGTATATGTTTTGCGTTTATTATTCTCGTTCCATTTTCTCGTACATGCATCACAATGCTCTATTTCTTACAGTCCCATGAATTTTTCACTGTTTATTATGTTTCGTATTTTCTtgattggaatttttttttttaatttggccTCGAAGGgggccatttttttttttttttggaactgCATTCTTTGAAATTATTGTTCCCTTTCACCATATTTGGTAGGTCACAAAAAGAATCGTCAACATTATTTGTGTGAAGAGAATGTATCCAATATGTTTAGCAGAAAATGATTTGTTGATCGTCACTATGATTGCCAAACTTTTAATTCTACTTATTCAGTCTTTAACTAGATGAAAATTGTCTTAAAATGATCCTCCAACATGTTTTTAGTAGGGTTTTCACTTCTCCCTAATGATtgtagtttgctttaaatttgCCCTCTAACGTCATTTAAATTTTAGTCACAAAGAAATGGTGCGTTGATTTACTTGGGGCTGGTGGTGAAAGTTGGTGAAGATGTAGAAGCTACTTTAGAACGTATGCTTCACAAACAGATGCTCCGACAATTCATTTTCACCTGAAAAGGACATTCAGTTCAAAATAggataaaaaaattttggcaaaagaAATCTACTTTTCCAGCTTTACTTGGCTAAAGTTCAAATTTGCACGTtaagtttacaaatcacacGAGATTTGGCAATTTATTACATGTGGACATCATTTTAATATGTTGGAATTGGAACTTTCCTCTCAGGAAGAGAAATACGAAAGGAAAGCCCAGAAGCTAAAGGACGAATTGAAAGAGACGTTTGCGGATGCAAGAGATACATTGTCCAATCTAGAGCTCGTTGACTGCATCTGGAAACTTGGTCTGGCCAATCACTTCCAGGAAGAAATCGCTAATTTACTGAACACCATAAGCTCTGGAACAAACCTCAGCACTTTCATGGAAAATGATCTTTATGCTACAGCCTTATGCTTTAGAATTCTCAGGCAACACGGGTTCGAAGCTTCTGAAGGTAGATTCCTGAACAGCTGCCAACCTTAAGAAATGTTTCGATTTTCAAGAaacttgattttatttttgttgcaaAAGCGGTAATCATGGCTACTTTCTAGTGCAGGcatgaacaattaattattCGTGATTATGCAACTATTAATATATAATGGTGAAATAAGCATCTTTGTGTTCTTATTGACCATTATACATCTCATGTCTGAGTTCTTATTGACCAAGAATTTATCTTTCTCTTCACACATATTTAATAAACCATCATTAATGAGACTTGTTTTGATATATAAAGCTAATTTAATTGAAGTTTCCAACTCCAGATCACCGCTAATATTAATTTGAGGAAGAGATATTAATTAATCCTCTAGCATCTTCTCTTAGTAAATATTGAATTTGTAACTCTTCATGACTTGTTTCATGCACTCTAACTATTGGGATGGCCTCATGTTCAGACATGTTTCTGGGATTCGTGAATGAAGCCGGAAAATTCAAGGCAAGCATAGCTTCGAATGTGGAAGCTTTGGTTGAGCTCTTTGAAGCATCGAATCTTGGCTCAGAAGGAGAGAACATATTAAATGAGGCTAAGTTATACTCTATCAGAAGTCTCAAGCCATATTTTGCTGCAAGCTCTTGCAATCAGGCTTTGAGTCTTCCGTTGCACTGGACAGCTGAATGGTACAACATCAAGAAACGTATTTTAGCATATGAACAAGAGGATAAAATTAATCCCAAATTAGTGGAGTTGGCAAAGCTTAACTTCAACATAGTTCAAGCAGCGCACCAGAAAGATCTCAAGGAGATATCAAGGTGATTTATCATGCCATAATTTTTTGACCAATTAAGCAGAATAATTTGACCAAAACAACAATAAAAGTAACATTTTTTAAAGATCTCTTTTCTTTCCTGATTTAGATGGTGGATGGAGCTTGGAATCACGGAAAAATTGAGCTTTTCTAGGGACAGAATGGTTGAAAGCTTTCTTTATGCTGGGGGAGTAGCATTTGAGCCTGAACATGGAAGTCTGagaaaatggctgagcaaagtCATTAAGTTGGTATTAATAATTGATGATGTTTATGACATTTATGGTTCCTTGGAGGATTTAGAGTGCTTCACCAACGCTGTTGATAGGTTAGTACATTAATTTCATTGACCCATTCTTCTATCTCATGTTCTCCACGTACAATATCACAATATGTCCATATggaaaattgattttttttttttaacgttgTGTATACGTAATATGAATATATTGCAtgcaaaaaataaacaaataaataaaaccttGGTATAAATTGCATAATATATTTGTCTATTACAGAAAAAACCTTAATACATGTTAAAACATGATCAATTCTTGACCATAGGTGGATGCCTGAGGAAGTGAAGAATTTACCCGAGTGCATGAAGACTTGTTTCTGGACATTGTACAACACCACAGATGCAATAGCAATTGAAATTCAGAAAGAAAAAGGTTGGAGCTCAGCGTCACCGCATCTACAGAAAGCAGTACGTTCTCAAATCAACTTCCATGCATAAAATAagattaattaattaacttatTCTGCATTTCAGCTAAATTCTGagctaaatatttttttttccctctgcCAGTGGGCAGATTTTTGCAAATCCTTGCTCTTGGAAGCCAAGTGGGATAACCAGGGTTACACACCATCGCTAGAAGAATACCTAGACAATGCATCCGTATCCTCATCTGGCCCTCTGCTTTCTCTTCATGTAATTTTCGGTGTCGAAAATCAAACGGCCAAGGATGTTAAGGAAATTGTTGAAGAGAACAAGGATATCATTGACTATACCTCACTCATAATTCGTTTATGCAATGATCAGGGGACATCCACAGTAAGTAAAATTATTTAATCAGTGGAATTATATGTCAGGTGTTTCTTTAAGTGAATTTATTTAACTCATGTTCAAATTCTGAATTATTTGCAGGCGGAATTAGAGAGAGGAGATGCACCATCATCAATTTTATGTTACATGCGACAAGAAAACGTCTCAGAAGAAGTTGCTAGGGAGCATATCAGAAGCATAATATGGAGGACATGGAGGAAAATCAACAGCCGTTGCATCAAAACCAGTACATTTCTGCAAAAAACAGCCAAGTACATAGTAAACGAAGCAAGAGTGGCGCATTTCATTTACCAACATGGAGATGGTTTTGGGGTTCAAGATCGAGAGAATAGGAAGCGGGTCCTCTCTAACTTGATTGAACCTCTTGCGCTAGTTGACTGAGGAAATTTCGTGTGCGCATTTGAAGATATAGAGTAGTAGTTGTTTGGAAGCACTCCTATACTTTGCCCTTGGTGTATTTGGAGGGTAATTATCTAATGCAGCAACTGTACCCAACATATCATTCTACAATAAGCTACATTGCTGAAAATGTTCTGGAATTTATGAGAAAATATATGGAAATTAGCAGTTGACAGACGTGTCTAATATTAAGTGGTTTCTGCGGATTGACTTCATATGAGGAAGAAATTAAAGGGAGAATGgagaagagggaaaaaaaatgatgaagacaaaaatagaaAGACAACTGgaaaaaccaaacccacaggAAATTGGTAATTACGTCCGGATgtctctttgttttcttgtaGCGACTTCGCGAATTGAAAGTATCCTAGATAAAGTCTTAAACTCcacctttctttctctctctcttttgccGATCGATTCACTCAAGTAAGTTGTTTAGCAATCAATAGGTAATATTACTTTATCTTACTAATCATTCAGCAGAGAGCAATATATGGTTGGaagcttttttttcttttctttatcaaaagaaaagggtttTATTACTAGAATAATTACTAAGAAGTTGACTCATTAGATGCTCAAACCAACTCGAAAGATACCACGGGTTAGTTTGTAATCTAAGCATGCATGTACGACTGACTATCTATAATATATTGTGAGATTACAACAGTTTTTTGGTTCTAGAATGAACATAAGGGACACAAATTCAAGGTGCCAAAATCACTTTTCATAGTTGATCttttgaaaaatcatgtttAAATACCATTTTGTGATAAGAGATTAAACTTGTTAGTCAAATTACTAGAGTCGACCCAATGATCAGAGAAGGCTCTTAGGATTTTTTCTGCTGTTAAGTTCATGATTAGAATTCTATACTTGACAGATAAGCGTGAGATTCACGTGGTTGGAATCCTAAACTTGACAGATAAGCCCGAGAAGAAGgatgtagaaaaaaaaaattggacttGCTAGTCATTTTAAACAATACACGTGCCAAGATTAACTTTGCTCTCTAATTAATCTCGTACAACGTCACACACCAAGCCCCAATGCCATGAAGAGATGTGTATCTCTCAACCTAGCAAGGAAACAACACTTGTTTGTTGAAGTACTAAATCACAAAAATGATTTTAAGGTAAATTATGCTTCACCCTCCTATCAGTTAGCCTTTTTTCAAATAGC contains:
- the LOC113763246 gene encoding alpha-farnesene synthase-like, whose protein sequence is MAGEVQYFSRSLANPEALSNIDQSVQRRTANYKPNIWKYELLQSLASKYTEEKYERKAQKLKDELKETFADARDTLSNLELVDCIWKLGLANHFQEEIANLLNTISSGTNLSTFMENDLYATALCFRILRQHGFEASEDMFLGFVNEAGKFKASIASNVEALVELFEASNLGSEGENILNEAKLYSIRSLKPYFAASSCNQALSLPLHWTAEWYNIKKRILAYEQEDKINPKLVELAKLNFNIVQAAHQKDLKEISRWWMELGITEKLSFSRDRMVESFLYAGGVAFEPEHGSLRKWLSKVIKLVLIIDDVYDIYGSLEDLECFTNAVDRWMPEEVKNLPECMKTCFWTLYNTTDAIAIEIQKEKGWSSASPHLQKAWADFCKSLLLEAKWDNQGYTPSLEEYLDNASVSSSGPLLSLHVIFGVENQTAKDVKEIVEENKDIIDYTSLIIRLCNDQGTSTAELERGDAPSSILCYMRQENVSEEVAREHIRSIIWRTWRKINSRCIKTSTFLQKTAKYIVNEARVAHFIYQHGDGFGVQDRENRKRVLSNLIEPLALVD